One window of the Archangium primigenium genome contains the following:
- the larC gene encoding nickel pincer cofactor biosynthesis protein LarC — protein sequence MRKVLYLEPVGGIAGDMFLAAGVDLGLSPEALTQALSGLGVPGWKLAVKRAVRHAISGTHLDVVLDEREAHPHRAYADIRQLIEAAPSLPARAKERALAVFRAIGEAEAKVHGVSIDDIHFHEVGAVDSIVDICGAAVVLELLGDPEVYAAPPPLGSGTIRVAHGNMPIPVPATLELLRDLPVRFEGVGELTTPTGAALLKVLAHIGPPPPDFITERIGYGVGTKDFRDRPNVLRASLGRAEARAEGLWVLEANLDDCTPQLLGYLLEHVLVRGALDAWVVPATMKKARPGHVLSVLVEGGVKDSVTDLLLRESTTLGVRSYAVERRALERDWVEVETPWGRVRVKRGLRQGEVLNAHPEFEDCRQVAEAAGVPLKQVMAAALAALGTSR from the coding sequence ATGCGCAAGGTCCTCTACCTGGAGCCCGTGGGCGGCATCGCCGGGGACATGTTCCTCGCGGCCGGCGTGGACCTGGGCCTCTCGCCGGAGGCGCTGACGCAGGCGCTGTCGGGGCTCGGTGTGCCGGGCTGGAAGCTGGCGGTGAAGCGCGCGGTGCGCCACGCCATCAGCGGCACCCACCTGGACGTGGTGCTCGACGAGCGCGAGGCGCACCCCCACCGGGCCTACGCGGACATCCGCCAGCTCATCGAGGCGGCGCCCTCCCTGCCGGCCCGGGCCAAGGAGCGGGCGCTGGCGGTGTTCCGCGCCATCGGCGAGGCCGAGGCCAAGGTGCACGGCGTGTCCATCGACGACATCCACTTCCACGAGGTGGGCGCGGTGGACTCCATCGTGGACATCTGCGGCGCGGCGGTGGTGCTGGAGCTCCTGGGCGACCCGGAGGTGTACGCGGCGCCGCCACCGCTGGGCAGCGGCACCATCCGCGTGGCCCACGGCAACATGCCCATCCCGGTGCCCGCCACGCTGGAGCTGCTGCGCGACCTGCCCGTGCGCTTCGAGGGCGTGGGCGAGCTGACGACGCCCACGGGCGCGGCCCTGCTCAAGGTGCTCGCCCACATCGGCCCGCCGCCGCCGGACTTCATCACCGAGCGCATCGGCTATGGCGTGGGCACGAAGGACTTCCGCGACCGGCCCAACGTGCTGCGCGCGTCGCTCGGCCGGGCCGAGGCGCGGGCCGAGGGGCTCTGGGTGCTGGAGGCCAACCTGGACGACTGCACGCCGCAACTGCTCGGCTACCTGCTGGAGCACGTGCTGGTGCGCGGCGCGCTGGACGCCTGGGTCGTCCCCGCGACGATGAAGAAGGCGCGGCCGGGCCACGTGCTGAGTGTCCTGGTGGAGGGCGGGGTGAAGGACTCGGTGACGGACCTGCTCCTGCGCGAGTCCACCACGCTGGGCGTGCGCTCCTACGCCGTGGAGCGCCGGGCGCTCGAGCGCGACTGGGTGGAGGTGGAGACGCCCTGGGGCCGGGTGCGGGTGAAGCGCGGCCTGCGCCAGGGCGAGGTGCTCAACGCCCACCCGGAGTTCGAGGACTGCCGCCAGGTGGCCGAGGCCGCGGGGGTTCCCCTCAAGCAGGTGATGGCGGCGGCCCTCGCGGCGCTCGGCACCTCCCGCTAG
- a CDS encoding dipeptide epimerase, with translation MHPTRITDLRFEPLDLSLTEPFAIATGAPDMANNVLVRLTLADGTVGLGEAAPFTAVSGETQASTLAALTSVQAAMLGKDASAWRPIGAWLGEALPQAPSARCALELALLDALCRHHRMPLATFFGGAGTGLDIDMTVTAGDEAHAASSARAIRARGIRTIKVKVGALSPEEDVRRMVHIRREAPEARLFADANGGYTVAGARAFLSGLEAAGIPLALFEQPVPREDWEGMAELTRSSRVPVCADESARTVKDVVRLAREGGAHGVNLKFMKSGVGESLAMWNVARAFGMELMMGGMVESTLAMSSAVHFAAGLGGFDYADLDTHLFIREHPFQGGLRVDGGRVDVGHTEAGHGVTLE, from the coding sequence ATGCACCCGACCCGCATCACCGACCTGCGCTTCGAGCCGCTGGACCTCTCCCTCACCGAGCCCTTCGCCATCGCCACGGGCGCCCCGGACATGGCCAACAACGTGCTGGTGCGCCTGACGTTGGCGGATGGCACGGTGGGCCTGGGCGAGGCGGCGCCCTTCACGGCGGTCTCCGGGGAAACCCAGGCGAGCACGCTCGCGGCCCTGACGTCCGTGCAAGCGGCGATGCTGGGCAAGGACGCCTCCGCGTGGCGGCCCATCGGCGCGTGGCTGGGCGAGGCCCTGCCCCAGGCGCCCTCCGCGAGGTGCGCGCTGGAGTTGGCCCTCCTGGACGCGCTGTGCCGCCACCATCGGATGCCCCTGGCCACGTTCTTCGGCGGGGCGGGCACGGGCCTGGACATCGACATGACGGTGACGGCCGGGGACGAGGCCCACGCGGCCTCCTCGGCGCGGGCCATCCGCGCGCGGGGCATCCGCACCATCAAGGTGAAGGTGGGCGCGCTGTCGCCGGAGGAGGACGTGCGGCGCATGGTGCACATCCGCCGCGAGGCGCCCGAGGCCCGGCTGTTCGCGGACGCCAACGGGGGCTACACGGTGGCGGGGGCGCGCGCGTTCCTCTCGGGGCTGGAGGCCGCGGGCATTCCCCTGGCGCTCTTCGAGCAGCCCGTGCCGCGCGAGGACTGGGAGGGCATGGCGGAGCTGACGCGCTCCTCGCGGGTGCCCGTCTGCGCGGACGAGTCGGCCCGGACGGTGAAGGACGTGGTGCGCCTGGCGCGCGAGGGCGGGGCGCACGGCGTGAACCTCAAGTTCATGAAGAGCGGCGTGGGCGAGTCCCTGGCCATGTGGAACGTGGCGCGCGCCTTCGGCATGGAGTTGATGATGGGCGGCATGGTGGAGAGCACCCTGGCCATGAGCAGCGCGGTGCACTTCGCCGCGGGCCTGGGCGGCTTCGACTACGCGGACCTCGACACGCACCTCTTCATCCGCGAGCACCCCTTCCAGGGGGGCCTGCGGGTGGACGGGGGTCGGGTGGACGTGGGCCACACCGAGGCCGGACACGGCGTCACCTTGGAGTAG
- a CDS encoding FAD-dependent monooxygenase: MLDALVVGAGPTGLTMASELVRHGLSCRLVEQLETPSPLSRALAVQSRTLEIFAHLGIADRAVARGRRPEALNVVGQGGLRTRVPLGQFDWMETHYPYILMLPQDATEALLTEHLDALGGRLERGVALETLQQEAEGVLATLQHADGRSERVRARWLIGCDGARSRTRKLLGLPFEGGTYEDSCMLADVRVDWSLGAGEVCIMPSVHGMTLAMPIPGDHRYRIFVIRPRDEASDQAADTAPVLLEEFQAILDRTVPVPIRVSEPTWMSRYRLHSRGVRSYRQGHVFLAGDAAHIHSPIGGQGMNTGIQDAFNLAWKLALVTRRRAPASLLDTYEAERQRVGRHLLQGTDRAFTFVASGGLPARLLRAYVFPRVARRMFRGGRVQRRLLRFGSQLAIHYRKSPLSTERLWGEDVNGVRRADGPAAGDRVPDMPVKGEGVERLQQVLHVPRHTLLLFTGLSPEPGAPEALGALARRLEAAHPGVLQVRVVVAGAQAPSAHVLADTDGAVHRRFGAGSECFYLVRPDGYVGHREWPIEARRLEAELRRRLGAG, from the coding sequence ATGCTGGACGCACTGGTGGTGGGCGCGGGTCCCACGGGCCTGACGATGGCCTCGGAGCTCGTGCGGCACGGGTTGAGCTGTCGGCTCGTCGAGCAGTTAGAAACGCCTTCTCCGCTGTCGCGGGCGCTGGCGGTCCAGTCCCGCACGCTGGAGATCTTCGCGCACCTGGGCATCGCCGACCGGGCGGTCGCTCGGGGGCGTCGTCCCGAGGCCCTCAACGTTGTGGGGCAGGGCGGGCTGCGCACGCGGGTGCCGCTGGGCCAGTTCGACTGGATGGAGACGCACTACCCCTACATCCTGATGCTCCCGCAGGACGCCACCGAGGCGCTGCTCACCGAGCACCTGGACGCCCTGGGCGGTCGGCTGGAGCGCGGCGTGGCGCTGGAGACCCTCCAGCAGGAGGCCGAGGGGGTGCTGGCCACGCTCCAGCACGCGGATGGCCGGAGCGAGCGGGTGCGGGCGCGCTGGCTCATCGGGTGTGACGGCGCGCGCAGCCGGACGCGCAAGCTCCTGGGCCTGCCCTTCGAGGGCGGCACCTACGAGGACTCGTGCATGCTGGCGGACGTGCGCGTGGACTGGTCGCTGGGCGCGGGGGAGGTGTGCATCATGCCCTCGGTGCACGGCATGACGCTCGCCATGCCCATTCCCGGCGACCACCGCTACCGGATCTTCGTCATCCGGCCGCGCGACGAGGCCTCCGACCAGGCCGCCGACACGGCGCCGGTATTGCTGGAGGAGTTCCAGGCCATCCTGGACCGCACGGTGCCCGTGCCCATCCGCGTGAGCGAGCCGACGTGGATGTCGCGCTACCGGTTGCACAGCCGGGGTGTGCGCAGCTACCGCCAGGGCCACGTCTTCCTCGCGGGGGATGCCGCCCACATCCACAGCCCCATCGGTGGCCAGGGCATGAACACGGGCATCCAGGACGCCTTCAACCTCGCCTGGAAGCTCGCGCTCGTCACCCGGCGCCGCGCGCCGGCGTCCCTGCTCGATACCTATGAGGCCGAGCGGCAACGCGTGGGCCGCCACCTCTTGCAGGGCACGGACCGGGCCTTCACCTTCGTCGCGAGCGGGGGCCTGCCCGCGCGGCTCTTGCGCGCCTATGTCTTCCCGCGGGTCGCCCGGCGGATGTTCCGGGGGGGCCGGGTGCAGCGGCGGTTGCTGCGCTTCGGCTCCCAGCTCGCCATCCACTACCGCAAGAGCCCGCTGTCCACCGAGCGCCTGTGGGGCGAGGACGTGAATGGCGTGCGCAGGGCGGACGGCCCCGCGGCGGGAGACCGGGTCCCGGACATGCCCGTGAAGGGCGAGGGCGTGGAGCGCCTGCAGCAGGTGCTGCATGTCCCCCGGCACACGCTGCTGCTGTTCACCGGCTTGTCCCCCGAGCCGGGCGCCCCGGAGGCCCTGGGGGCGCTCGCGCGGCGGCTGGAGGCGGCCCACCCGGGGGTCCTCCAGGTCCGGGTGGTGGTGGCCGGCGCCCAGGCGCCCTCGGCCCACGTCCTGGCCGATACGGACGGCGCGGTGCACCGTCGCTTCGGCGCGGGCTCGGAGTGCTTCTACCTGGTGCGCCCGGATGGCTACGTGGGCCATCGCGAGTGGCCCATCGAGGCGCGCCGTCTCGAGGCGGAGCTCCGGCGGCGGCTGGGCGCCGGGTGA
- a CDS encoding DMT family transporter, producing MRTARLYLIVAAVCWSTAGAAVKLSTLSGWQLASGRSLIAAVVLALVLPAGRRLPSRRGALVTLAYASTVVSFIVATRLTTSANAIFLQSTAPLYVLMLSPWVLGERPTRGELLAVPVFLLGLSLFFLDQLDPGQRTGNAVAMISGICFATCILGLRAVKNEGTSVLVWGNVLAGGVTLFLSLDGPRPTALDLGLVVFLGVFQLAFAYACFQRGLRETPAVEASLLILIEPVLNPVWTFLLAGERPGGWALVGGTIILAATAWRIVLVSFRTSGPTARENVS from the coding sequence ATGCGCACCGCCCGCCTCTACCTCATCGTCGCCGCCGTGTGCTGGTCCACGGCGGGCGCCGCCGTGAAGCTGTCCACCCTGTCCGGCTGGCAGCTCGCCTCCGGCCGCTCGCTCATCGCCGCGGTGGTGCTCGCGCTCGTGCTTCCCGCCGGGCGCCGGCTGCCCTCGCGCCGGGGCGCCCTGGTCACCCTGGCCTACGCGAGCACGGTGGTGTCCTTCATCGTGGCCACCCGGCTCACCACCTCCGCCAACGCCATCTTCCTGCAGAGCACCGCGCCGCTCTACGTCCTGATGCTCTCGCCGTGGGTGCTCGGCGAGCGCCCCACGCGCGGCGAGCTGCTCGCCGTGCCCGTGTTCCTGCTCGGCCTGAGCCTCTTCTTCCTCGACCAGCTCGACCCCGGCCAGCGCACGGGCAACGCGGTGGCGATGATCTCGGGCATCTGTTTCGCCACGTGCATTCTCGGATTGCGCGCCGTCAAGAACGAGGGCACCTCCGTGCTCGTCTGGGGCAACGTGCTCGCGGGAGGCGTCACCCTGTTCTTGTCCCTGGACGGCCCGCGGCCCACGGCCCTGGACCTGGGACTGGTGGTCTTCCTGGGTGTGTTCCAGCTGGCATTCGCCTACGCCTGCTTCCAGCGAGGCCTGAGGGAAACCCCGGCCGTGGAGGCATCTCTTCTCATCCTCATTGAACCCGTGCTCAACCCTGTGTGGACTTTTCTGCTCGCGGGAGAGCGTCCCGGTGGCTGGGCGCTGGTGGGCGGTACCATCATCCTGGCGGCCACCGCCTGGCGCATCGTGCTCGTCTCCTTCCGGACCAGCGGACCCACGGCCCGTGAAAACGTGTCCTAG
- a CDS encoding putative Ig domain-containing protein, producing the protein MFARLWRMLGVLVLLGGCLGEGTSTPSHVLALPDLAPQETSVGVPFEVSLGATQGTPPLQYGVGELPPGFSFYRSTGLLKGPATAEGAYAISVQVKDATGATATRTYLLQVYAVPGIRLGTVTAATQGTTYRLAFEADGGKPPLRWELAAGAPPPGLTLDTDGQLRGTPTVSGTYAFTVRVRDAHGAQSERAFGMEVRAGTGEEPDTGTTPLELKVVNWNIEWFGHPSEGPTNEALQLANVRQVIKTTDADIWGLQEVVDTAHFNSLKQQLPGYDGFLSNDPSVPSGTYYYYDELAPKLALLFRSDVVRVLERKLILTQRSYDFGSRPPLQVKLRVTRDGKATELTVIVLHMKAFADTESYNRRKSAAVALKSNLDALPPTTPVLVLGDWNDDVDVSILRDTSTGSYQPTPYQNFVQDSADYTFLTRPLSLARQSSTVKANNTEFIDHQLATRALATSYVNNSAQVLHPEAYIDRYGVTTTDHYPILSRFAFGPAAQTP; encoded by the coding sequence ATGTTCGCCCGACTGTGGAGGATGCTCGGCGTCCTCGTCCTGCTTGGTGGCTGCCTTGGAGAGGGCACCTCGACCCCGTCGCATGTGCTCGCGCTGCCGGACCTGGCGCCGCAGGAGACGAGCGTGGGGGTGCCCTTCGAGGTGAGCCTGGGCGCCACCCAGGGCACGCCGCCCCTGCAGTACGGGGTGGGCGAGCTGCCGCCGGGCTTCTCCTTCTATCGGAGCACGGGCCTGCTCAAGGGGCCCGCCACGGCCGAGGGCGCCTACGCCATCTCCGTGCAGGTGAAGGACGCCACGGGCGCCACGGCCACGCGCACGTACCTGCTCCAGGTCTACGCCGTGCCGGGCATCCGCCTGGGTACCGTGACCGCCGCCACCCAGGGCACGACCTACCGCCTGGCCTTCGAGGCCGACGGAGGCAAGCCCCCCCTGCGCTGGGAGCTGGCCGCGGGGGCACCGCCGCCGGGACTCACCCTGGACACGGACGGACAGTTGCGGGGCACACCCACCGTGTCCGGCACCTATGCCTTCACCGTGCGGGTGCGCGACGCCCATGGCGCCCAGAGCGAGCGCGCCTTCGGCATGGAGGTGCGCGCGGGCACCGGGGAAGAGCCAGACACCGGCACCACGCCCCTGGAGCTCAAGGTGGTCAACTGGAACATCGAGTGGTTCGGGCACCCCAGCGAGGGGCCCACCAACGAAGCCCTGCAATTGGCCAACGTGCGCCAGGTCATCAAGACCACGGACGCGGACATCTGGGGCCTGCAGGAGGTGGTGGACACCGCGCACTTCAACAGCCTCAAGCAGCAGCTGCCCGGCTACGACGGCTTCCTCTCCAATGATCCGAGCGTCCCCTCGGGCACCTACTACTACTATGACGAGCTGGCCCCGAAGCTGGCCCTGCTCTTCCGCTCGGACGTGGTGCGCGTGCTCGAGCGCAAGCTCATCCTCACCCAGCGCTCCTACGACTTCGGCTCGCGGCCGCCCCTGCAGGTGAAGCTGCGCGTCACCCGCGATGGCAAGGCCACGGAGCTCACGGTCATCGTGCTGCACATGAAGGCTTTCGCGGACACGGAGTCCTACAATCGCCGCAAGTCGGCGGCCGTGGCGCTCAAGAGCAACCTGGATGCGCTGCCCCCCACCACGCCGGTGCTCGTGCTCGGCGACTGGAACGACGACGTGGACGTCTCCATCCTCCGGGACACCAGCACGGGCAGCTACCAGCCCACGCCCTACCAGAACTTCGTCCAGGACTCCGCGGACTACACCTTCCTCACCCGGCCCCTGTCGCTCGCCCGGCAGAGCAGCACGGTGAAGGCGAACAACACCGAGTTCATCGACCATCAGCTCGCCACGCGCGCGCTCGCCACGAGCTACGTGAACAACTCGGCCCAGGTCCTCCACCCCGAGGCGTACATCGACCGGTACGGCGTGACCACCACCGACCACTACCCCATCCTCAGCCGCTTCGCCTTCGGCCCCGCCGCCCAGACGCCCTGA
- a CDS encoding transcriptional regulator, whose translation MAEKWDKQLKEVLKFTRDELKRTGDELKTHAQRLLEEVQDPDKQAKVREGLQTLRTWAVATGKQAADQIESAVRRVEETVEGAFDKRDAASAPQPPPAAAPAPSRAAEPPAEPPATKKAAGKPGVSKTMGRKKPAAKKGPTPPPPPAKKAAKPGPSKTMGRKKPARPGS comes from the coding sequence ATGGCCGAGAAGTGGGACAAGCAACTGAAGGAAGTCCTCAAGTTCACGCGCGACGAGCTCAAGCGCACGGGTGATGAGCTCAAGACCCACGCCCAGCGCTTGCTCGAGGAGGTGCAGGACCCCGACAAGCAGGCCAAGGTGCGCGAGGGACTGCAGACCCTGCGCACCTGGGCGGTGGCCACGGGCAAGCAGGCCGCGGATCAGATCGAGTCCGCGGTGCGCCGGGTGGAGGAGACCGTGGAGGGCGCCTTCGACAAGCGCGACGCGGCCTCCGCGCCCCAGCCGCCTCCGGCCGCCGCCCCCGCCCCGTCCCGGGCCGCCGAGCCCCCCGCCGAGCCTCCGGCCACCAAGAAGGCGGCGGGCAAGCCCGGGGTCTCCAAGACGATGGGCCGCAAGAAGCCCGCCGCCAAGAAGGGCCCGACCCCGCCGCCGCCCCCGGCGAAGAAGGCCGCCAAACCGGGGCCCTCCAAGACGATGGGCCGCAAGAAGCCCGCTCGCCCGGGCTCCTGA
- the grpE gene encoding nucleotide exchange factor GrpE, with translation MAGSNRDSKGSFQTNISEDVINDALKSVERRASSPPPAEDDFPEGGRTLDMDLPDGGMTLEVDVPATVFGEPAAPGEASSQELADTRQKLAQAEREVEQLRAQLEFSQSKSRETMDRLKDSHERALRAAADLENYKKRAQKEKEEVQKFGAERLLKDFLPVLDNLDRALEAAQKSNDFESLRTGVEMTRKLFDSAFGKQGVKGFSAVGQPFDPRLHEAMQQMESTTVPVGHVVYEAVRGYMLNERLMRPALVVVAKAPEAAAPEPTSASTPEGESSGEAPSAQTGTPSSENQ, from the coding sequence GTGGCCGGCTCCAATCGAGACTCCAAGGGCAGCTTTCAGACCAACATCTCCGAGGACGTCATCAACGACGCGCTGAAGAGCGTCGAGCGACGTGCCTCCTCACCGCCTCCGGCGGAGGACGACTTCCCCGAGGGGGGTCGTACCCTGGACATGGACCTTCCCGATGGGGGCATGACCCTCGAGGTGGATGTCCCCGCGACCGTCTTCGGCGAGCCCGCGGCTCCAGGTGAGGCTTCTTCCCAGGAACTGGCCGACACGCGCCAGAAGCTGGCGCAGGCCGAGCGCGAGGTGGAGCAGTTGCGCGCCCAGCTCGAGTTCAGCCAGAGCAAGAGCCGCGAGACGATGGACCGGCTCAAGGACAGCCACGAGCGCGCCCTGCGCGCCGCAGCCGACCTGGAGAACTACAAGAAGCGCGCCCAGAAGGAGAAGGAGGAGGTCCAGAAGTTCGGCGCCGAGCGCCTGCTCAAGGACTTCCTGCCCGTGCTCGACAACCTGGATCGCGCCCTGGAGGCGGCCCAGAAGTCCAACGACTTCGAGAGCCTGCGCACCGGCGTGGAGATGACGCGCAAGCTCTTCGACAGCGCGTTCGGCAAGCAGGGCGTCAAGGGCTTCTCGGCCGTGGGCCAGCCCTTCGATCCGCGCCTGCACGAGGCGATGCAGCAGATGGAGAGCACCACGGTGCCCGTCGGCCACGTCGTCTACGAGGCGGTGCGCGGCTACATGCTCAACGAGCGGCTCATGCGGCCCGCCCTGGTCGTGGTGGCCAAGGCGCCCGAGGCCGCCGCGCCCGAGCCGACGTCCGCTTCCACGCCGGAAGGCGAGTCCTCGGGTGAGGCTCCTTCCGCGCAGACCGGTACTCCCTCCAGCGAGAATCAGTAG
- the dnaK gene encoding molecular chaperone DnaK — MGKVIGIDLGTTNSCVAVMEGGEPVVIPNSEGSRTTPSMVGFTDSGERLVGQIAKRQAITNPENTVFAVKRLIGRKYDSPEAKKAISLSPFRVVASPNGDAWVESRGKGYSPPEISAIVLMKMKQTAEDYLGEPVTEAVITVPAYFNDSQRQATKDAGRIAGLNVLRIINEPTAAALAYGLDKVGQAGAERIAVYDLGGGTFDISILELTSGVFEVKSTNGDTFLGGEDFDQRLIDFLAKRFAEQNNGLDLRKDRMALQRLKEAAERAKHELSSATETEVNLPFITADATGPKHLTETVERATFEALVSDLVERSIEPCRIALKDAGVPAQQIHQVLLVGGMTRMPAVQQKVKEFFGKEPHKGINPDEVVAVGAAIQGGVLKGEVKDVLLLDVTPLSLGVETAGGVFTKIIDKNTTIPCKKSQVFSTAVDNQPLVSVHVLQGEREMASDNKTLARFELVGIPPAPRGVPQIEVSFDIDANGIVHVSAKDLGTGKVQQVRVVGNSGLSEAEIQAMIADASANQSSDKLKKELAELRNNADSLLYTTEKSLEEYGNVLQEKDRTDIKADLDALKELLKGSDPAAIKEAYQKLESSAYRIADALYADQSKAST, encoded by the coding sequence ATGGGCAAGGTGATTGGAATCGATCTGGGGACGACGAACTCCTGCGTGGCCGTCATGGAAGGCGGCGAGCCGGTCGTCATCCCCAACAGCGAGGGCAGTCGGACCACTCCGTCGATGGTGGGCTTCACCGACTCGGGTGAGCGCCTGGTGGGGCAGATCGCCAAGCGGCAGGCCATCACCAACCCGGAGAACACCGTCTTCGCCGTCAAGCGGCTCATCGGCCGCAAGTACGACTCGCCCGAGGCCAAGAAGGCCATCAGCCTGAGTCCCTTCCGCGTGGTGGCCAGCCCCAACGGCGACGCGTGGGTGGAGAGCCGCGGCAAGGGCTACAGCCCGCCGGAGATCAGCGCCATCGTGCTGATGAAGATGAAGCAGACGGCGGAGGACTACCTCGGCGAGCCCGTCACCGAGGCGGTCATCACCGTGCCGGCCTACTTCAACGACAGCCAGCGCCAGGCGACGAAGGACGCGGGCCGCATCGCCGGGCTCAACGTGCTGCGCATCATCAACGAGCCCACGGCCGCCGCGCTCGCCTACGGTCTGGACAAGGTCGGCCAGGCGGGCGCCGAGCGCATCGCCGTGTACGACCTGGGCGGCGGCACGTTCGATATCTCCATCCTGGAGCTCACCTCGGGCGTCTTCGAGGTCAAGAGCACCAACGGCGACACGTTCCTCGGCGGCGAGGACTTCGACCAGCGCCTCATCGACTTCCTGGCCAAGCGCTTCGCCGAGCAGAACAACGGGTTGGACCTGCGCAAGGACCGCATGGCGCTGCAGCGCCTCAAGGAAGCGGCCGAGCGCGCCAAGCACGAGCTGTCGAGCGCCACGGAGACGGAGGTGAACCTGCCCTTCATCACCGCGGACGCCACCGGCCCCAAGCACCTCACCGAGACGGTCGAGCGCGCCACCTTCGAGGCGCTGGTGTCCGACCTGGTCGAGCGCTCCATCGAGCCGTGCCGCATCGCGCTCAAGGACGCGGGCGTGCCCGCGCAGCAGATCCACCAGGTGCTCCTGGTGGGTGGCATGACGCGCATGCCCGCGGTGCAGCAGAAGGTGAAGGAGTTCTTCGGCAAGGAGCCGCACAAGGGCATCAACCCGGACGAGGTCGTCGCCGTGGGCGCGGCCATCCAGGGCGGCGTGCTCAAGGGCGAGGTGAAGGACGTCCTCCTGCTGGACGTGACGCCGCTGTCGCTCGGCGTGGAGACCGCGGGCGGGGTCTTCACGAAGATCATCGACAAGAACACCACCATCCCCTGCAAGAAGAGCCAGGTGTTCTCCACCGCGGTGGACAACCAGCCCCTGGTGAGCGTGCACGTGCTCCAGGGCGAGCGCGAGATGGCGTCGGACAACAAGACGCTCGCGCGCTTCGAGCTGGTGGGCATTCCCCCGGCGCCGCGCGGCGTGCCGCAGATCGAGGTCTCCTTCGACATCGACGCCAACGGCATCGTGCACGTGAGCGCCAAGGACCTGGGCACCGGCAAGGTCCAGCAGGTGCGCGTGGTGGGCAACTCCGGCCTGTCCGAGGCGGAGATCCAGGCGATGATCGCCGACGCCAGCGCCAACCAGTCCAGCGACAAGCTCAAGAAGGAGCTGGCCGAGCTGCGCAACAACGCCGACTCGCTGCTCTACACCACCGAGAAGAGCCTCGAGGAGTACGGCAACGTCCTGCAGGAGAAGGACCGCACCGACATCAAGGCCGACCTGGACGCGCTCAAGGAGCTGCTCAAGGGCTCGGACCCGGCCGCCATCAAGGAGGCCTACCAGAAGCTGGAGTCGAGCGCCTACCGCATCGCGGACGCGCTCTACGCCGACCAGTCCAAGGCGAGCACCTAG